Genomic window (Gammaproteobacteria bacterium):
CCTGAAGGCGGGCGCCGGCGCGGCCCGCTTCAGGGCCGCTGCGGGGTCAGTCCCGGCACAGCTCCGTCGCCTCCTTCAGCAGACGTGCGCGACGCGGCGCCGGCAGTCGCAGCGTATCGAGTGCATCAGGTCGCGCCAGCACGTCACGGGCCAGCACCAGGCCCTGTTCGAGCAGGCGTGTCTTCTCCGCCCGCGAGAGCACGCCGAGGCAGGTCAGCGGATGCAGCCCGGAGCGGTCGATGCGCTCGCGCAGACTGCCCCCGGCGGGCTGGTCCCAGCCCACCAGCTGCAGGCCGACGCACTGGCCATAGCGCAGCGCATCGCTGCTGAAGCGGGTGTTGGTCACCAGCCAGCCCTGGTGGAAGCGCTCGCCGTTGCCCGGCTGCTGCTGCCAGCGCTGCGCCACGTCGGTGAAGCGCGCCTGGATGTACAGCGGGATCTTCACGTCGCAGACCCGGCCGGGGACATTGTGATACTTGCACTCCACCAGGAAGTGCTGATGCCCGCGATCGGCGACGACATCGACCTCGTGGCGGACGCAGCGCCCCTCGACCATCACCCGCAGCTGCACGCGGTAGCCCTCGTCCCCGAGGATGCGGGCCACGAAGTCCTCGAAGGGAAACCCCGAGGGCCCGAGGTCGAGGATGGCCTGCTTCAGCCGGTAGCGGCCGGCTACCCGCCTGGACCGGCGGTGCAGCAGCCGGAAGGCCAGCTTGTACAGGCGCCGCGTGCTGATGCCTGGCTCCAGCTCCGGCCGGATTGCCGTGGCGATGGCCGCGCTCATCTCCGGCGTGGCGCCCGCGCGCTCCAGCGAGTGGCGCAGCTTCGCGACATCGTAGGGCACCCGCTCGCCGTTGGCCTTGGTCACCAGCAAGGAAGTTTCGACAGACATGGCCGGCAAGTTAGCAGGGCTCAGTCGCCCTGCGCCAGCGCCATCACCGCGGCCGGAGCGAGGCCCCGCGCGCGCAGCGCGGCGATCTCCAGGTCGCGGTCGCGCTTGGCGAGGCGCCGCCCGCTGGCGTCGCGCAGCAGCCGGTGGTGGTGGTAGCGCGGCGGCTCGAGACCGAGCACGGCCTGCAGCAGGCGTTGCACCGGGGTGGCGGCGAACAGGTCCTCGCCGCGGGTCACCAGGGTCACGCCCTGCAGGTGATCGTCGAGCACCACGGCCAGGTGGTAGCTGACGCCGACATCCCTGCGACCGAGCACGATGTCGCCACAGGCGGATGGCGCCACGTTCTGGCGGCCCGCTTCGCCCGCCGGGCCCCGCCCGGTTTCCTCGAACCACAGTTCGCGGCCGCCCGATGCAGCGGCGCAGGCGCCGGCATCCAGCCGCCAGGCATGGGGCTCGCCGGCCGCCAGCCGCTGCTGCCGCTGCCCGGCGGGCAGGTTGCGGCAGGTGCCCGGATACAGCGGCCCCTCGGGGCCCTGCGGAGCCGCCGGCATGGCGGCGATCTCCGCGGCGATGTCGGCGCGGGTGCAGAAGCAGGGATAGGCCAGGCCGCGCGCGGCGAGAGCGGCGAGCGCGGCCCGGTAGTCCGCCAGGCGCGTCGACTGCTGCAGCACCGGCTGCTCCCAGCGCAGCCCGAGCCAGGCCAGATCCTCGATGATGCCGGCGACGAACTCCGGACGGCAGCGCGTGGTGTCGATATCCTCGATGCGCAACAGGAAGCGGCCGCCACTGCCCTCTGCCAGTCGCGCGGCGGTCATGGCGGCCAGCGCATGGCCGAGATGCAGCCGGCCGCTCGGGCTCGGCGCGAAGCGGGTGGTCTCCGGCGCATCCGGCGGCCGGCGCAGCGATGCCTGCATCCCTAGACCTTGCGCTGGCGCTCGGCGGCGATGGAGATCTGCGGATACCAGGTCTGCTCGGTGCGCTTCATGCCGCGGTCGAGCTGCATGATCAGGGCATCGACCAGGAACGGCCGTCCTTCGGCCAGCACCCGCTTGGCACGACGCAGGGCACGGCGCAGCTCCGCCGGCGTCCTGCAGTTGGCCCCCTCGATGCCGAAACCGCGGGCCAGGCCGGCGAAGTCCACCTCCGGCTTGCCCAGGTAGCCGCTCACGTCGCGCCACTGCGCGCGCGTCTGCTGGTTGCGCCACAGCGGCGAGGCGGCCTGGATGCGGTTGCGCTCGTTGTCGTAGCTGCGGTTGTTCAGCACCAGGATGAGCACGGGAATGTCATGGCGCGCGGCGGTCCACAGGCATTCGACCTGGCCGAACAGCATCGCGCCATCGCCGAGCAGGCAGGCAACCTCGCGGTCCGGCAATGCCGTCTTCACGCCGAGCGCGGCACCGATGCCCCAGCCGAGCGCGAAGCCGGTGGTCTGGCCGATGAGCCGCTTGCGGCCCGGCGAGAAGTCCAGCCACTGGTAGGGTGTGCGGTAGTCGAGTTCAGGCACGACGATGGCGTCCGCCTCCAGCACCTCCTCCAGTTCGGCGGACACCCGCTCCCAGGACATGGGGCTCGCGTTCCAGTGCTCCCGGGCGGCCTGCTGGCGCCGGTCGTCTTCCGCGACGGCCGCGGCGCGCGCCGCCGCCAGCCGCGGCTCGCGGATCGCCTGCAGGCGCTCGGCCGTGGCCATGCCGCGGATGGCATCGATCAGCGCCTGCAGCGTCTCGCGCACGCCGGCCGCGATCGGCAGGTCCACCGGCTGGCTCATGGCGATCGCCTCGGCCTCCACCCGCGCCTGGATGACGAAGGCATCGCGTGGCACCGGCGCAGTGATGAAGGCCGGATCCGGCATGGCGGCGCCAACATTGAGGAACACGTCGGTGCCGGCGCTGGCCCGCGGGAATCCCAGCCCGTGGAAGCCGGCGAACAGCGGGTGGCGGAAAGGCACATCGCCGTAGACACTCAGGCTCTGGGTGAAGGGCGCGCCGAGCAGCTCCGCCAGCGCGAGGAACTCCGCGTTGGCGCCCGCCCGCGTCACCTCGCCGCCGGCGCTGAGCAGCGGCTGGCGCGCCTCGAGCAACCGCCGCGCCGCCGTCTCGACCGGCTCCGCCTTCGGCTGCATGGCCGGTGGCACCGCGAAACGTTCCTGCGGAAAGATGACCTGCTCGACGTCACGGGCCGCCAGGATCTCGTTCGGCAGGCGGATGTGCACCGGTCCGCCCGGCGGCGTCTGCGAGACGCGGATGGCGCGCCGGGTCATCTCGCTGATCTGGCTGGTCTGCTCCACCTGCCAGAGCCACTTGGTGAATTCCGCGGCCGGCGCCAGCCAGTCGTCCATCTGCTCGAAACCGTCGCGGCCCGGGATCTCGTTGCCCGGGCCGTCGGAGAACACGGCGATGGCGGAGCGGTCCTTCCAGGCGTTGTAGAGGTTGTTGAGCGTGCTCGGCACCGCCACGCCCGGCACGAACAGCGCCGCCGGCCGCAGGCTCGCCAGCTCGAAGCCCTGCGCCATGCTGGTGGCCTGCGACTCGGACACCGAGAGGATCAGGCGCACGTCGGGGCGCAGGGTGATGGCGTCGAAGAACGGCGACATGCCGGTGGCCGTGGTGCCGAAGACGTTGCGGATGCCGGCCGCGCGCAGGGTCTCGACGAACACCTCCGCCCCGGTGCCCTTCATGCGCGTGCCGGCCGCCGGCAGCGGCTGCGCCAGCGCCACGCCGGGGTCGAGCGCCGAGGCCACGGCATCGGCCGCGGATGCGGAAAAACCGAGCGCCGCGAGGCCCAGCGTGAAATCCCGTCGCGAGAGCCCGCCGTCGGCAAAGCGCTTGACCAGACCACGCATCATCAGGCTCCTTCCACGACGGCGGCGCGCGCCCTGCCGCGCGCGTCACGGCGCCAGGCCGCCAGCGCCGCGCCGAACACCAGCAGGTTGACGGCTCCCATGAGCACGAAAGGCGCATGCGGCCCCACCACGTCGAACAGCTGGCCGCCGGCGACCGTCAGCAGGATCTGGCCGCTGGACCCGGCCAGGGTGAAGGTGCCGAGCACTGCGCCGCGGTCCTCCGCCGGCGCCTCCTGGCCGATCAGCGTGCCGGCGCTGACCACGGCGCTGGCCTCGCCGAGGCCGGCGACGATCACCGCGAGGATCATGGCGCCGCCGAGCGGATCGTCCACCAGCCCCAGCGCCAGGTAGCCCACCGCGGCGGCGGCAAAGGCGATGGCCACACCGGCCAGGCGCGGCAGCCGGTCGAGCACCAGCCCCATGCCGAAGGACCACAGCAGCCCGACCGCCTGCGAGATGCCGAAGACCATGCCGGCCCGGGCCGTCGCCGCGCTGACGCTCATGCCCGCAGCGAGGCCGGCCTGCACGATCCACAGCGACAGGAACGTGGTGATGACCGTCAGGTCGCTGCGCGCGGCGAAGGCCGTCAGGTAGCCGAGCGCGACACGCGGCCTGGCACGGCCGATGGCCACGCCGCGCAGCGTCAGCCGCAGCGGATTCGCGCGCGCCCGTGCCGCGGGTTGCGCCGGTGCGCGCAGCCCGGCCCGCATCAGCCAGGCCAGCAGCAGCACCGCCAGCGCCAGCACCCAGAAGCTCAGGCGCAGCGCCATGACCTCGCTGAAGCCGTTGCTGGCGAACACCAGCGGCAGCTTGGCGAGCACCGTCGCGGTGACCACCACGCCCAGCCCGTTGCACACGCCCACCGCGCCCATCCAGCGCCCGCGCGAGCGCTCGGCGACATACTCGGCGATCGAGGTCGAGAGCATGACGATGGCGGCGGCCATGCCGACCGCGTAGAGCAGCCGCAACGCCACCAGCCAGGCGACCGACGGCGCCAGCGGGTACACGACGAAGCCAAGCGCCATGATGCCGAGGCCGGCGATGAGCACCGGCCGGCGCCCGACGCGGTCCGACCAGGCACCGACCCCGGCGCCGAGCAGCACCACGGTGATCTCGCTCAGCGAAACGAGCAGGCCGGAGAGCGCGCCCTGCTGGTCCGTGGGGATGCCGAGCACATGGAACAGGTACGGGTTGACGAAGCTCAGGAAGGTGACCAGACCGATGGTGCTGAAGGTGCCGAACAGCAGTGTCGCGGCATTGCCCCGGCTGGTGCCCGCAGAGAGATGGAAGGGACCGAGGCGTGCTGGCGCGGCCTCGAGCGACCCGGCCTGTGCGTTGTCCATGCTGCCTTCTCCCCCCGGCGCTGTCACCGCAGTCTGTGCCGGCGACGGTGTCCCGGGCAAGCGGCAGGGTGTCGCAGAGCCGTTGGCACGCGGCGCTGGCGGTCGCCACGGCAGTTGCTACAATCCTGGCAGGCACGGAGCGGCAGGCTGCGCCGGTCCGTCATCAGTCCCTGGGGAGGGAGAGCGTCGTCGCGGGGGATCGCGGGCGCCGGAGTCGGGAAGGCCGGCGGCAGCCGGCCTTCCCGGCCACTCAGGCCTGCCCCCAGCCCGGCATCGCCTTCAGCTCGAGGAAGGCCTCCAGCCCGAACTCGCCCCACTCGCGGCCATTGCCGGATTGCCTGTAGCCACCGAAGGGCGCGTGCAGGTTCATCGGCGCCTCGTTCAGATGCACCATGCCGGCGCGGAGTTGGCCGGCGACGCGACGCACCTGCGCGGGGTCGCTGCCGGAGACATAGGCCGCGAGGCCATAGTGGCTGTCGTTGGCGATGTGCAGCGCCTGCGCCTCGTCGACGAAAGGCATGATCGCCAGCACCGGGCCGAAGATCTCCTCGCGCGCGATGGTCATGCCGGCATCGACGCCGGCGAAGATCGTCGGCCGCACGTAGAAGCCGCGATCCAGGCCGGGCGGGTGGCCGGTGCCGCCCAGGGCCAGGCGCGCACCCTCGTCGATGCCCGACTGGATCAGCCGCTGGATGCGCTCGTACTGATTGCGGCTGATGACCGGGCCGAGATCCGTGGCCGGGTCGGCCGGATCCCCGGTGCGCAGCGCCGCGGCGGCCTCGCAGGCCAGCGCCACGGCCTGGTCGTGCAGCGCCCGCGGCACCAGCATGCGCGTGGGCGCGTTGCAGGACTGGCCGCTGTTCTGGAAGCACTCGCGCACGCCCCAGCTGACCGCCCGTCCGAGCACTCCCTCGTCGAGGATGATGTTCGGCGATTTGCCGCCGAGCTCCTGGTGCACGCGCTTGACGGTGTCGGCAGCGGCCCTGGCCACGGCGATGCCGCCGCGGGTGGAGCCGGTGAAGGACACCATGTCGATCCCCTCATGCGCCGCCAGCGCCTGCCCGGTGTCCGCGCCATCGCCCTGCACCAGGTTGAAGACGCCGGGTGGCACGCCGGCCTCGTGGAGGATCTCGGCGAAGACCAGCGCCGACAGCGGCGCGAGCTCGCTCGGCTTGAGCACCATGGTGCAGCCGGCACCCAGCGCCGGGGCGACCTTGCAGGCGATCTGGTTGAGCGGCCAGTTCCACGGCGTGATCAGCCCGCATACCCCGATCGGCTCGCGCTGCAGGCGCAACCGGCCACGGTCCTCGGTGAAGGGGTAGCGCGCGAGCACCTCGACCATCGCCTGCATGTGGCCTGCGGCGAGCCTGGCCTGGGCCCGCCGGGCGAAACCGATCGGCGCGCCGAGCTCCGCGGAAATGGCCCGCGCAAGGTCCTCCCGCCGGCGTTCACAGCGCTGCGCGATGGCGGCGAGCAGCTCGCGCCGCTCGGCGACGCTGCTGGCGGCAAAGGCCGGGAAGGCCTGGCGCGCGGCGGCGACGGCACGGTCCACGTCCGCCGCCCCGCCGAGGACGATGCTGCCCACCCGCTCCCCGGTGGCCGGGTTGGTCAGCGGATAATCGCGCGGCGCCGCCGCTTCGACCCAGCGGCCGCCGATGTAGAAACGGCGATGCGCCTGCATGCACCCCTCCACCGGGCCGGCCGACCGGTTCCTCTGACCCGTCCCTCTGACCCGTTCCTCTGGCCGGGCACGCATTGTATCGTGCGCGCTCCGCCGGACAGCCTCCAGCCCGGACCGCGCATGAACCACCGTCGACTCCTCGTGCTCCTGCTGCTGGCCACGGCCATCCTCGCCTGGGTGATGCTGGATGCCGGCCGGTTCCTCGGCATCGAGTCCCTGCAAAGGCACTATGCGGAACTGCGCGCGCAGGCGGATGCCCACCCCCTGGCGGCCCCGCTGCTGTTCTTCGCCGCCTATGTGGCCATCGCCGCCACCGGCATTCCCGGCGGAGCGCTGGCCTGCACGCTGGCCGGCGGCGCGCTGTTCGGCCTCGCCTGGGGCAGCGTGCTGGTGTCCTTCGCCAGCAGCTGTGGCGCCACCGCGGCCTGTGCCATCTCGCGCTTCCTGCTGCGCGGCTTCGTGGAACGGCGATTTCCCGGACCGGTGGCGCGTGCCGATGCCGGCATCCGCGACAACGGCGCCTGGTACCTGCTCGCCATGAGGCTGGCCACCGTCGTGCCGTACTGGCTGATCAACCTGGTCATGGGCCTGACCCGGCTGCCGCTCGGGACCTTCTACTGGGTCAGCCAGCTCGGCATGCTGCCCTCCACCCTGCTGTTCGTGAATGCCGGGGTGCAGCTGGCGCGGATCGACAGCACCGCCGACCTGCTGTCGCCCGGCCTGGTGCTGTCGCTGCTGCTGCTCGGCCTGTTCCCCCTGGCCGCGCGCCGGTTCACGGCGCTGCTGATGGCCCGGCAGCGGCGGACCGGCTGACGGGCGGCCACGGGCATGCCCTGCGGAAACAAATTGTTACAGTGGCAACCCCATACCCGTGGCATGGTGGCCCGCAAACCAGGGGACGATTGCCTGCCATGAGCACTGCCGGCGAACCGGTCATCACCATCCGCGGCGTCGGCCGCAGCTACGCCATGGGCGACTCGGTGGTGCATGCCCTGCGGGGCGTGGACCTCGGCGTCGGGCGCGGCGAGTACGTGGCCATCATGGGACCCTCGGGATCGGGCAAGTCCACGCTGATGAACATCATCGGCTGCCTGGATCGCCCCGACAGCGGCGATTACACGCTCAACGGCAGGCGGGTATCGAAGATGGGCGACAGCGAACTCGCCCATGTCCGCAACCGCGAGATCGGCTTCGTCTTCCAGACCTTCAACCTGCTGCAGCGTGCCACCGCCCTGCGCAACGTCGAGCTGCCGCTGGTCTATGCCGGCGTCGGCCGCCACGAGCGCCATGAACGTGCCGCTGCGGCGCTCGGCCGCGTGGGCCTTGCCGAACGCATGCACCACCGGCCCAATGAATTGTCCGGCGGGCAGCGCCAGCGGGTGGCCATTGCCCGCGCGCTCATCAACCGGCCGAGCATCCTGCTGGCGGACGAGCCCACCGGCAACCTGGATTCCCACACCGCCACCGAGATCCTCGCCACCTTCGACGAACTGCACGCGGCCGGCAACACCATCGTGCTGGTCACCCACGACGACGAGGTGGCGCATCGCGCCCGGCGCATCATCAGGCTCAGAGACGGAATGATCGAGACGGATATTGCCCATGCATGACACCAGATTCCTGCTCATCCCCGCGGCCGCCTGCGGCCTGCTGCTCCTCGGCGGCTGCGGCCGCAACGCCGAGGACGCGGGGCCGAAGTTCGGCACCGAGACCATCGGCCGGCGCGACATCGTCGTCGCCGTCGAGGCCGCCGGCACCGTGGAGCCGCTGCTGACCGTGGAGATCAAGTCCAAGGCCTCGGGCGAGGTGCTGAAGGTCAACGGCGAGACCGGCCAGCTGGTGCAGGCCGGCACCCTGCTGGTGCAGATCGACAAGCGCACCCCGCGCAACCTGCTCTCCCAGGCACAGGCTTCGCTGGAAGCCGCCATCGCGCGGCGCAGCATTGCCCAGACCCAGGAGGCCCGCTCGCGGCAGCTGGTCCAGTCGCGCACCATCAACGAGGTGGACTACGAGAAGTCCCAGCTGGAACTGGCCAATGCCAAGGCCGACGTCGTCAGCGCCCAGGTCGCGGTGGAGAACGCGCGCATCACGCTGGACGACACCGATGTGCGCGCGCCCATCACCGGCACCATCATCGAGAAACTGGTGGAGACCGGCCAGGTGATCTCCTCGCCGATGAAGGACTTCGGCGGCGGCACCTCGCTGATGAAGATGGCCGACCTGACCACGGTGCAGGTCCGCGCGCTGGTGGACGAGACCGACGTCGGCAAGATCGAGCCGGGCAAGCCAGTCACCGTCAAGGTCACTGCCTACCCGAACCAGCCCTTCCCCGGCGAGGTCTACAAGATCGAGCCGCAGGCGAAGCAGGACCAGAGCGTCACCACCTTCGCCGTGCTGATCCGCCTGCCCAACCCGCAGGGGCTGTTGCGCCCGGGGATGAATGCCGATGTCGAGATCAAGGTGGCGGAGCGGCACAACGTGCTGGCGGTGCCGACGGTGGCGCTGCGCACGCCGCGGGAAATCGGCACCGATGCCGCCGCCATGGGTCTCGACGAGGCCGCAGTCCGCCGTGAGCTCGGCGATGGCCTGGCCAGGGCGGGTGGCCAGGGCGCCGGCAGCAGCGGCTACGAATACGGCGGCCACTACTGGACCTTCGTCAGGCGCGACGGCAAGCCGGTCGCCGTCAACGTGGAAACCGGCATCACCGACCTGGAGTTCAGCGAAGTGCTGGCCGGGCTCAGGGAAGGCGACGCGGTGTTCATGCTGCCGAGCACCGGGCTGCTGGAGCAGCAGGCGCGCGGCCGGGAGATGATGCGCCGCTTCAGCGTCATGCCCACCGGCGGCGCGAAGAAGCCCGCGGGCAAGCCCGGCCAGGACACGAAGGCGGGCCAGGCAGACAAGGCCGGCCAGGCCGGCCAGAACGGCCAGCCCGCCGCGACCGACAAGGCGGAACAGCCCGCGGCAGAGCGTGGCACCCGGCCGGGAGGCGGCGATGCAGCTCGGTGAACTGCTGCTGGTGGCGCTGCAGTCGGTGCGGGCCAACCTGTTCCGCTCGATGCTCACCATGCTCGGCATCATCATCGGCGTGGCCTCGGTGATCACCATGCTGGCGGTGGGCGCCGGCGCCCGCGGCGCAGTCGACAAGCAGATCGAGGCCCTCGGCGCCGGCCTGCTCAGCATCCGCCCCGGCCAGGTGTTCCAGATGGGCGTCGCCAAGGCCTCCGAGAAGCTCGACATCGACGATGTCGCGGCGCTGCTGGCGGATGGCGTCACCGTCGCCGCCGCGGTGCCCGAGCGCTCCGGCATGGAGCAGGTCAAGTTCATGAACCAGAACCGCAACCTGCGTGTGGTCGGCACCACCGCCAACTTCGCGGCGGTGCAGGACTACCACATCGAGGCGGGCCGGATGTTCGATGCCGCCGACGACGTCGCCAAGCGCGCCGTGGTGGTGCTCGGCGCCAAGGTGCCGCCGATGTTCAACGAGACCGCCGATTCCATCGTCGGCAAGACCATCTACATCCGCGGCCTGTCCTTCCGCGTCCAGGGCGTGTTCCGCGAGAAAGGCACCACCGGCTTCAGGAACGTCGACGAGCAGGCCTGGGTGCCGCTCAACACCGGCCGCTACCGCCTGTTCGGCACCACCACGCTGGACCTGATCAGCGTCAAGCCCACGCCCGGGGTGGGCATGCAGCAGGCCATCGTCGACATCGAGCGCATCATGCGCCGCGAGCACCAGATCCGTCCCGGACAGGACAACGACTTCAGCATCCAGGACCCGCGCCAGTTCCTCGATTTCCAGCAGACCGCCGCCAACATCTTCGCCATCCTGCTCGCCAGCATCGCCAGCGTCAGCCTGGTGGTGGGCGGCATCGGCATCATGAACATCATGCTGGTCACCGTCACCGAGCGCACGCGCGAGATCGGCATCCGCAAGGCGCTTGGCGCCACGCGCTTCAGCATCCTCGTGCAGTTCCTCATCGAGGCCATGATCATCTGCCTGCTCGGCGGCGCCATCGGCGTGCTGCTCGGCCTCGGCGTCTCGCGCCTGATCACCACCTTCGCCGGCTGGCAGGCCACCGTGTCGCTGGCGGCAATCGCCATGGCCTTCGGCTTCAGCGCCGGGGTCGGCCTGTTCTTCGGCCTCTGGCCCGCGCGCAAGGCGGCGAAGATGGATCCGATCGCAGCGCTGCGCTACGAGTGACGGCTGGATCGTGGCCGCTGTCACCCTCCAGGTCAGGGTCAGGCCACGCAGCCGCGCCTCGTCGCTGGAGCAGGCGGCCGACGGCAGCTGGGTCGCCAGGCTGAAATCGCCGCCGGTCGACGGCAAGGCCAACGCCGAGCTCCTCGCCCTGGTAGCCGATCACTTCGGCTGCAGCCGCTCGGCGGTGCGCATCCGCGCCGGCGCCTCCGGGCGCATCAAGCTGGTGCAGGTCGAGCGTCCCTAGGCGGCCCGCGGCCGGCGCCTACTCGAGCACCACCAGCTCCGCCATCATGCCGATGCCGGCGTGGTTGAAGATGTGGCAGTGGAGCATCCAGCGGCCGGCCGCGCCCCCGGGCTTGTCGCCGCCGGCGAGCGGACGGTCGTGCAGGCGCACGCGGAACACCAGCTGGTGCGTCGCCGGCACGTCGATGGTGTCCATGAACTCGTTGTAGTCGTACTCGTAGACCAGCTTGCCGGTGGAATCGAGCAGCCGCACCGGCTGGAACGAGAAGCCGTGCAGGTGCAGCGGGTGATGCTGCTGGGTGCCGTTGCGGATGGTGAGCTCGAGCAGGTCGCCAACCCGCGCGTAGCGGCTGGAGGCCAGGTACGGAATGGCGCGGTAGCCGCCGGCACCGCCGCCCTCGAGCGCCATGCCGTGGATACCGTCTATGGACTCGCGCAGGCCGAGCACCGTGAACAGGATGGACTCGTCCGCGCTGCCGGGCAGCGGCACCTCGAACTTCGCCGGATCCTGCAGGTGCGCGGTGATCGGCAGCCCGCGCAGGTCCTCCACCGGCGCCTGCACCGCCGGATGCAGGCGCAGCGGCGCGCCCGCGGCGATGCTGAAGCGCTCGGCCTTCGCCGCGCGGCCGCTGACCCGCAGCTTCAGCACCGGCGCCGAGGGCACGCCGCCATAGCCGAACGGATACTCCGTGGTGCCGTAGTGCTGGTAGTCGCCGGTCCAGAGCGTGAGCACCTCGCCCGGCTTCGCATCGGGCACGGTGAAGACGATGTCCGCCCGGTCGGCGTTGGCGAGCATGATCTCGCCGGGGTCGTACTGCAGGTCGAGGCTGCCCTGCCGGCCGCCCTCGAGGCGCGCGCGATCCAGCAGCCCGCCCTCGCCGCCGACGCGGACCAGGCTGACACGCTGGCCGCTGGCATCCGCCAGCCAGAGGCGGAAATA
Coding sequences:
- a CDS encoding restriction endonuclease; its protein translation is MSVETSLLVTKANGERVPYDVAKLRHSLERAGATPEMSAAIATAIRPELEPGISTRRLYKLAFRLLHRRSRRVAGRYRLKQAILDLGPSGFPFEDFVARILGDEGYRVQLRVMVEGRCVRHEVDVVADRGHQHFLVECKYHNVPGRVCDVKIPLYIQARFTDVAQRWQQQPGNGERFHQGWLVTNTRFSSDALRYGQCVGLQLVGWDQPAGGSLRERIDRSGLHPLTCLGVLSRAEKTRLLEQGLVLARDVLARPDALDTLRLPAPRRARLLKEATELCRD
- the gluQRS gene encoding tRNA glutamyl-Q(34) synthetase GluQRS, which encodes MQASLRRPPDAPETTRFAPSPSGRLHLGHALAAMTAARLAEGSGGRFLLRIEDIDTTRCRPEFVAGIIEDLAWLGLRWEQPVLQQSTRLADYRAALAALAARGLAYPCFCTRADIAAEIAAMPAAPQGPEGPLYPGTCRNLPAGQRQQRLAAGEPHAWRLDAGACAAASGGRELWFEETGRGPAGEAGRQNVAPSACGDIVLGRRDVGVSYHLAVVLDDHLQGVTLVTRGEDLFAATPVQRLLQAVLGLEPPRYHHHRLLRDASGRRLAKRDRDLEIAALRARGLAPAAVMALAQGD
- a CDS encoding thiamine pyrophosphate-binding protein gives rise to the protein MMRGLVKRFADGGLSRRDFTLGLAALGFSASAADAVASALDPGVALAQPLPAAGTRMKGTGAEVFVETLRAAGIRNVFGTTATGMSPFFDAITLRPDVRLILSVSESQATSMAQGFELASLRPAALFVPGVAVPSTLNNLYNAWKDRSAIAVFSDGPGNEIPGRDGFEQMDDWLAPAAEFTKWLWQVEQTSQISEMTRRAIRVSQTPPGGPVHIRLPNEILAARDVEQVIFPQERFAVPPAMQPKAEPVETAARRLLEARQPLLSAGGEVTRAGANAEFLALAELLGAPFTQSLSVYGDVPFRHPLFAGFHGLGFPRASAGTDVFLNVGAAMPDPAFITAPVPRDAFVIQARVEAEAIAMSQPVDLPIAAGVRETLQALIDAIRGMATAERLQAIREPRLAAARAAAVAEDDRRQQAAREHWNASPMSWERVSAELEEVLEADAIVVPELDYRTPYQWLDFSPGRKRLIGQTTGFALGWGIGAALGVKTALPDREVACLLGDGAMLFGQVECLWTAARHDIPVLILVLNNRSYDNERNRIQAASPLWRNQQTRAQWRDVSGYLGKPEVDFAGLARGFGIEGANCRTPAELRRALRRAKRVLAEGRPFLVDALIMQLDRGMKRTEQTWYPQISIAAERQRKV
- a CDS encoding MFS transporter, whose protein sequence is MDNAQAGSLEAAPARLGPFHLSAGTSRGNAATLLFGTFSTIGLVTFLSFVNPYLFHVLGIPTDQQGALSGLLVSLSEITVVLLGAGVGAWSDRVGRRPVLIAGLGIMALGFVVYPLAPSVAWLVALRLLYAVGMAAAIVMLSTSIAEYVAERSRGRWMGAVGVCNGLGVVVTATVLAKLPLVFASNGFSEVMALRLSFWVLALAVLLLAWLMRAGLRAPAQPAARARANPLRLTLRGVAIGRARPRVALGYLTAFAARSDLTVITTFLSLWIVQAGLAAGMSVSAATARAGMVFGISQAVGLLWSFGMGLVLDRLPRLAGVAIAFAAAAVGYLALGLVDDPLGGAMILAVIVAGLGEASAVVSAGTLIGQEAPAEDRGAVLGTFTLAGSSGQILLTVAGGQLFDVVGPHAPFVLMGAVNLLVFGAALAAWRRDARGRARAAVVEGA
- a CDS encoding aldehyde dehydrogenase family protein; the protein is MQAHRRFYIGGRWVEAAAPRDYPLTNPATGERVGSIVLGGAADVDRAVAAARQAFPAFAASSVAERRELLAAIAQRCERRREDLARAISAELGAPIGFARRAQARLAAGHMQAMVEVLARYPFTEDRGRLRLQREPIGVCGLITPWNWPLNQIACKVAPALGAGCTMVLKPSELAPLSALVFAEILHEAGVPPGVFNLVQGDGADTGQALAAHEGIDMVSFTGSTRGGIAVARAAADTVKRVHQELGGKSPNIILDEGVLGRAVSWGVRECFQNSGQSCNAPTRMLVPRALHDQAVALACEAAAALRTGDPADPATDLGPVISRNQYERIQRLIQSGIDEGARLALGGTGHPPGLDRGFYVRPTIFAGVDAGMTIAREEIFGPVLAIMPFVDEAQALHIANDSHYGLAAYVSGSDPAQVRRVAGQLRAGMVHLNEAPMNLHAPFGGYRQSGNGREWGEFGLEAFLELKAMPGWGQA
- a CDS encoding TVP38/TMEM64 family protein produces the protein MNHRRLLVLLLLATAILAWVMLDAGRFLGIESLQRHYAELRAQADAHPLAAPLLFFAAYVAIAATGIPGGALACTLAGGALFGLAWGSVLVSFASSCGATAACAISRFLLRGFVERRFPGPVARADAGIRDNGAWYLLAMRLATVVPYWLINLVMGLTRLPLGTFYWVSQLGMLPSTLLFVNAGVQLARIDSTADLLSPGLVLSLLLLGLFPLAARRFTALLMARQRRTG
- a CDS encoding ABC transporter ATP-binding protein; the protein is MSTAGEPVITIRGVGRSYAMGDSVVHALRGVDLGVGRGEYVAIMGPSGSGKSTLMNIIGCLDRPDSGDYTLNGRRVSKMGDSELAHVRNREIGFVFQTFNLLQRATALRNVELPLVYAGVGRHERHERAAAALGRVGLAERMHHRPNELSGGQRQRVAIARALINRPSILLADEPTGNLDSHTATEILATFDELHAAGNTIVLVTHDDEVAHRARRIIRLRDGMIETDIAHA
- a CDS encoding efflux RND transporter periplasmic adaptor subunit yields the protein MHDTRFLLIPAAACGLLLLGGCGRNAEDAGPKFGTETIGRRDIVVAVEAAGTVEPLLTVEIKSKASGEVLKVNGETGQLVQAGTLLVQIDKRTPRNLLSQAQASLEAAIARRSIAQTQEARSRQLVQSRTINEVDYEKSQLELANAKADVVSAQVAVENARITLDDTDVRAPITGTIIEKLVETGQVISSPMKDFGGGTSLMKMADLTTVQVRALVDETDVGKIEPGKPVTVKVTAYPNQPFPGEVYKIEPQAKQDQSVTTFAVLIRLPNPQGLLRPGMNADVEIKVAERHNVLAVPTVALRTPREIGTDAAAMGLDEAAVRRELGDGLARAGGQGAGSSGYEYGGHYWTFVRRDGKPVAVNVETGITDLEFSEVLAGLREGDAVFMLPSTGLLEQQARGREMMRRFSVMPTGGAKKPAGKPGQDTKAGQADKAGQAGQNGQPAATDKAEQPAAERGTRPGGGDAAR